Genomic segment of Macadamia integrifolia cultivar HAES 741 unplaced genomic scaffold, SCU_Mint_v3 scaffold3301, whole genome shotgun sequence:
ATGAGTCTGGATCAAGTCCTAACACAAGGACCATCCTAATACAATCGTTGATAACACCAATCTATGGAGAGCCCGGGAATGACTGAGCCATCATCTTCCGTAGTTGAGTCCTTTTTTAAAGAGAGTTCCTAGATCTACTtgataagaaatttttttacaaaattaataGTGTAAATTATGTTTTACAATCACAAAGTACGATGCTAAAAGATTTACCAAATCCcatataagtaaaaaaaaaaggataaagatAATTTATTGGGCCGTGAAATTTGTTCTCGAGGTcagtttctcttccttttcaactttcaaatcgAACCCATTCATCTATTTCCAGTTTGGGGgaattttaatgatttttttttttccattaaatttgttaggaaatttttttgaagaccTTGGTCTAGGAACGTAAGGATGCAAGAGTGAAGAAGAACCCGCAGTAGTTTAAATGTTCCTCGAAGAGTCATTTAAAATTGGTTTAAATAATTGATTTTAGTTCTCTTATTTGATCTTTCActcaagtaaaaaaataaaaatctagcTATTGTTACTGTAAAATCCCAGACTTCAGAAACCTTTAGTCATAACTGTAGTGTTAAAATGAGAATTTCACTCTAGTGGTATAATGGTAATTGTACTAGTTTAAAATTTAGTAATATCtttaataatatatatgtaAATATTTGTACATATAAAGTTGCAGCTTGTTGGATGGAATTAAGTTTACTAGTAGGAGGTACTAGGTTCAACTCTCTTATGCaccataattatttaatttatttatcttaGTTTTTTATAGCTTATGATGTGtcctttttaaatttaaattatgAATTTTGAATTAAGGAAAGGGGGGGGAATTAGCCAACCTTATATGAGTGGCATGGAATGCCATTTTAGCAAGAAAGTGAGGTAATTGATTCTTATCACAACCTACCATAACTAGTGAAGATTATTGACTACCTAGACTATGAGGGAATGTATTGTGAGAAAATATGGTATCTTCTTATAGGGATTAGGTATACAAGATAGAATGTAATGAATTTTGGGTAAGTTAGCTAGAATGCAAGaaaattagaaggttttattttagaaactaaatgaAGGAAgggaaatttgatttttaaatagAAGTTACAAGGGGAGAGAATTTCTCACGTTTTTTGGAGCCTCTCAAACCCCAAAAACgtggaagaaagaggagaaagaaagaagtagaaaataaaataaaatgaggaaagaaggaaaaatagaaagaaaaaaaaaaaaaaaagaaagaaggaggaggaaataaaaagaaaaaaataaaatcaagggGAGGGGATTCCACTCACGCTGGAGTCTTGGAGACCTCTTCCCAGCCCAaatgtgagagaaagagaaaaaaagaaaaaaagaaaaaaaaagaagagagagagagagagagagagagagagagagagagagattcaaggaggGCCATACCTATTGGGAGCTGATCAAGGTTGCAATCAAAGAGCACTTCTGGCTGTCATTGAGAAGACGAGCTAATCCTAACAAAGGTAGAAACCGATACCCCTTTTACATTAgaatttgtattattttttttttatttttaggtttgAGGAATAAGATCTTTTAAAGCTTATGCTAGGGGGGATTTTCCTTAGTTATATGATAATGCATTTCATTTATATCTTATAATAACTTTAGGaagtatttgtattttttttatttgaggaatCTCATGATTTAGATTAGATTTTTGAGTGGTGGACTGGTTTGATATGTAGTGCAtattaaatttttataaaattatgtgATAATAATTAGgagttaaaatttttatttaagtgGATTTCATACATATGTAGACCtctatcaaattttattttattttgaattctttttgtataacaaaaaaaataaggttttgGGGCTGTTCTGCAAAAGTGACAGATTTAGGACACAGTTTTGGGTGGACTCAATACCCTCTTTAGAGACTGTTTTTTGGAcatgatatattttttaaatatttgaaacaaAACTATAGTCACCCATGAGAAAGAATGGCTCAGTTTGACTCTCGTAAGGGATAGTTATGTATTTGTCTTTTTACCATATCTTAGAAACTTGATAGATTCTAGTTACTGGGATTGGACCTTAAGAATACTCAAtctagaaatatttttttggtctGATTTTCTTACATGTGGTAGCCCAAAAAGTATACTTTTAtccataaaaaatttcaatccttttgattaaagaagagagataaaatatATTTCTATTAAACTGTGGTCAATTCTGTCCAGTGCATATGTCCAGTGCATATGTTAgtacttgtatatatatattttgaatgatTTCAAAACTGATTTAGAATATGAACCCTCTAATGATTTATATCTCTATTAGTATACTTTCACCCATAAAAATCCCCAATCCGTTTGATATACGaaagatggagaaaaatatattttactggACTGTGGTCAAATCATCTGTCCAGTGCATATACTACTCCTTGTGTCTATATTTTGGATGCTTTAAAGACTGATTTGGAGTATGCACCATCTAACAATTTATAGCTCTATTCGTTTAGTGCTATTCATAAAGTCTTAGACCTATTTGGTTCTAGAAAAGTGGGAAAGGTAGTTTCAATGCACTGTGGTCATTTCGGTTTAATAGAAATGGTCACAGTGCAGTACCCTATGTTGAGACCTATTTTGAGAGGTCTCAAAACCTAATCTAGAGATAAGTCCTACTAATAATCTATTGTATTTTAAGTCTAATTTAAGGATATATAATTCATTTTATATCGATTGTCTATATTAGAAGTTATGGAAGTAAACATAGGCTTTGACATATTCTGAAAAATTTGAATGTAATGTGTTTGATGAGCATATTTAGACTGTACACTCTACGGAAAAGGCCTAAAGATCTGGTAATATATATAAGAAAGGTGAGTAAATTCATAgagatctccttgcacagctattgagtgcaagactttagaagaagtttggtcaggtaaacctgcagactactcaaatttaaaagtatttggatgtcctgcttatgcacatatAAATAAAGGGAATTTGGAACCTAGGgttaagaaatgcattttttttgggtatggaTCTAGAGTGAAAGGATACAAGTTGTGGTGTTCTGATTCAAAGTctttaaaatttcttattagcagagatgttacttttgatgaatctgctatgttgcatcctaggaaagaagctcctgttcattgtgatgaaagtcaagaaaaatcttgaaagaaggtggagtttgaaattggtggttcatcgtCAAACagagcacaatctactttagttcaGCTGCCTATTtgactgaaggagatgatgctcaagagaatcaagaagaagagcggtacaacattgccaaggatagaccaaggaggaatattagacaaccataaaagtatgggcatgctgaatttgttgcttatgcattgtctgttgcagatatagttgaaaatagtgagcctgcaacatactCTGAAGCTGTTACTTCAATTGATTATACAAAATgcttgattgccatgaatgaggagatgaaatctctttataaaaatcagacttgggagcttgtcaagcctaaaatagggaagaaaattgttggttgcaaatgggtcttcaagaagaaggaggttgcctcaggtgttgaagatgctaggtacaaggcacgtttggttgcaaagggctacagtcagcaTTCtagcatggtgaactagaagaataGATTtttatgcatcaacctgaagggtttgttattgaaggtaagggggaccatgtatgcttgttgaagaagtccctatatggtttgaaacagtctcctagacagtggtataaaatgtttgattcagttatggccaTTTTTGGATACttcaggtgtcaatatgactattgtgtttatttcagaaagctctctaatgggtcattcatatatttgttgctttatgttgatgatatgttgattgcagcaaaagataggaatgaggtcaacaagttgaaggaacaattaagttctaaatttgagatgaaagatttgggggcagcaaggaagatccttggtatagagatcaagagggataaaaaagcagggaagctgtggctatctcaacagaagtacactgagaaggtattgaatcgttttggcatgaaagatgccaaacctgcaactactcctcttgcatctcattttagactttcagctgctctatcacctaagacagatgaagaggtggagtacatgtcatgTGTTCCAAACTCTAGTGCAGTTGTCTctgttatgtatgctatggtttgcactcatcctgacatttcacaaactgtcagtgtggtgaacagatatttgtcatgttcCGGTAAGgttcattgggaagcagtgaagtggatacttaggtacttgaaagggacctctagtgtttgtttggagtttgggagaaatggtgatagtttatctgatTATGTTGATTCatattatgcaggtgatcttaacaagaggaggtcactcatAGGCTATgcatttactcttggaggaagtacggttagttggaaagctactttacaggctacagttgcattatctactactaaagcagagtatatggtagtaactgaggcaattaaagaagttaTTTGGTTTAAAGGTTTGTTGGGAGAGCTCAgtatggatcatggggtgactgttgtccattgtgatagccagagtgctattcagttgactaaagatccaatgtatcatgagaggacaaagcacattgatgttcggtatcatagataattgctcaaggtaatattcaagtgttgaagattggtactgaagacaatccagctaataggttgactaagcctttgtgTGTTGGTAAGTTTGAGCATTGCTtaaacttacttggtgtttatCGTGTTTGAGTTcaaccctttggagggctattggagaagatgaagatattagctatttgtttatctgttggatgAGAATTCAAACCAatgtggagatttgttaagtttgtctcaaattcttgacccgttttgaagattgacccgatctgaCATATCTTGGTGGCGAtccgaatggaaaattttctgagatctgtgatggaagcagaggggttcgACCATATCGACCCtgacccgatggatcgacccgcgacttggagtatatataatgtactgttgcttgttgagaaagtcattgtattttggggttttttcgacctagggtttcagggtgagttttctcgccgctgcttgagtgtaatctctcttctgcatagtgaaacattttcttcttcgcccgaggtcGTAGCACAcccttggtgtgtgaacctcgttaaatctctgtgtcgtgcggatctattgtctctttatttttcgtgtttctttgtgtttgatctaacaaaagATCTAAAGGCTCTTCAGAGAGctatctctttttattttatttttttataatatacttTTGCTAATTTctagccaaaaaataaaaattatttcatGTGATAATATATATGTTAATAATATCTCGTATTATTTCATGCGATGCATGCATGTCCATATATAATGTAGATGGATATATAGTTACATGAAGAATCCTAATCCGCATTACAAATATAAAAGATAAAGATCACAAAAAGAACTTGATTGGCTTCTTTTGGTTAGAGCTTCAATGACAAATTTTGCATATCAATGTATAATCGCTCTTTTCAAATATTGACCTTTGATCCATGGATCGAAAATGAGTCAAAATTTGTGCCTGTTACAGACAATGCCCTCCTTATTAGGGATTAATTATACAGTTAAACAGTTAGACTCCCTCGagataaaaataagaaataaaaaaaaatacacgaCTCAAAATAGGAGTACAAATGATATTCTTTCAGAACTGTATATCATAAATTAGTTAAAGAGagctatttttcttttcttttcttttcttttctttttttctgagaATATGGTCTGAGGaaataatcaattaattctTTATTACCTTTGGAGAATAGTTCCAGAAGGCAATGGGACTTCTTACGTTATGTATCCCATCAGACCACACTAACCATGTAgagatgattttatttttgcgAATTCCTGGCCCCGTAACATGTACAGTGAACTGCTGCTTTTCGTTCAAAGACTTGAAAGATAGAACATTGGGAATAACCGTAACATTTAGTAGTTTTTGTGGTCCAACTATGGCCTTGTATGTAGAATTTGGTAAGCCAACATTGGTAACTGTCCTCGGGAAATGTTGATCAATGGGTACTCCAACAGTAACTGTAGCTCCCATAGAAGGATAGTTTAAAAGAGCGTCAGTTCCATCTTGCTTGGCACAAGTAACAGTCTTATCATCAGCAATTAACCTAATTTCATCTGGACTATAACCCAAGTTGCACAACACTTGTATATAGTCAGCTTTCAATGTATCATATACAAGACCTGGGTTGACAGCCTTTAATGGATCAATTTGACCAGCACCATAAGCCAATTCAGCCTCTTTATGATGAATGGGTTTCATGGGAGAagctacaagaaaaaaaaaaaaaaaaaaagaagaattgagTGGGTTAATCACTTAAAACTTAGTTATGATTATGGgtcaagaaatagaaaaatcaccTGTTGTCATGAGAGCAGATTTAATGGCGGCTGGGGACCATGAGGGATGAAATGTTTTGACATAGGCAGCAGCACCAGTCGCATGTGGGCAAGACATGGATGTTCCAGATATAATGTTGTACTTTGAGGAGCGCTTGTCAACTATGAAACCTGAAATTGAGCCTTTCGGAGACCATGCCGCTAAGATGTCTGCACCTGGGGCAGTTAAGTCtggctggaaaaaaaaaaaaaagaccttaattctgcttttatatatatatatatttggtagaAAGAACAATAACCGATCATGTTCCCTATGCCCTCTAATGGGGGACCACACATAGGGGCTGGGCATGATTCATTCTAGGGGACCTTGTGAGAGGGCGTAAGGAACAAGACCAATTAAGGTTCCTTttccgattttttttttttctttttttttctaacaacaAGTATCTAGGTCTTCGGCTTGACTAATCTcatgggcccatactgaccccacaaccgcatggatcgggtcataccagggttggaTGAGAGCCATTTAACTTttactgaaagcaatgaagaacacTTAACACTTCCATGTGAGTGACCCCAAGGGAATAAGAGGAATCGAACTCATAACAACACATATAAGAGGAATCGAGTACTTTTTGGTACATTTTATTATGTAAATTAAGTTGGGAGTACCTTGAGGATGTTTAGTGAAAGATTGTTGGGTCCTCTGGAAGAGAATGAAACCACACGTGGAGCTTTAGGATCATGAATTGCTTCACTTTTGTAGATCTTTGCCTTGGCTATTCTGTAGGAAGTAGAAAAATTGACCACATTAACACAAACTCATTAGTGATTCTATGGTGCTAACTTGACAAGGCACAACCATTGAAATATATAATCAATAATTCATGTCTCTCATTTAACCTTGTAGTATTCAAATAGagcttcaatttttttccattaGCAATGCTAATAGACGTTGCTGGTAAAGGATAAGAGAAGGGTGCATCAGAAGATCCGATATCATCTACCATCACCATTCCTTGAGCATCAGCAAGGAAGGGCCCGACACCACTTGCCTCTGTATCGCAGAAGACAATTTTCCCTTTCACTGAATCTTTGTCCAAAGAGCCAGGATGACATCCACTAATGAGAAAAAAAACATATTCATTAAAAATATAGAAAGAGAAAGGTAAAAAAATGGACATCACTGATATGGCTTTTAATAACCTTGCTGCTTCACTGCTAGAGTTATGTGCGACATAATCACCTCCATATATAATTTGGGATGCTTTTTTTTCAGTTTGGAAAGTGTTGATAGCATGTCCCTGATTATCAAAGGAAAATTAATACTAACGACATAtccaatgaaaataaataaatgaaattcacTACCGAAAACTCCCTGGCCACTAAACAGATATTTAATCTATTGTGTTTAATAGCTTTTCCTTCAACAGTTTTATCCATAAAAtgataatataagcatattgtaagaggtggatggctttttttttttttttttttttttttttttttttttaatgaatgtgTACACACTAGTCCCGCGGGTCTATACTAACCCCACGATCGCATGAACTgggtcatactagggttgaatgaTGACCATTCAACTTTTtaactgaaaacagtgaagggTACAAAACAGCCCCGtttgagtggccccaaggagataaaaggagccgaactcagaaccacacgctttcTGAGGCAAAGGCCCCTTGCCAACTTGGCTACCCCTTTTGGGGGTTGGTGTATTTTCCCTTCTTCATGCTTGTCCTAGATTGGGGGAAGGGCTGCAGCCCATTtgtttgtaattattttcttttctttctaataaatcgagtgtcttaaaaaaaaaaagattagtgATAATCAATAGAAGGTTACAAGTGCTAAATACACTTATAAAGGGGTCATTTAGATAatgcaaatgaaaaaaaaaaaaaaaaattgccacatGACAAAATGGTATAGAGAATATAACATGAAGAAGCACTCTCACCACCATGGTAATCTGATTGTCTATTGTAACTTTGCTCACGATCTGACGATCTGTGCTGCTTGCTGCTACAGTTAACATCCATGGGGCAAGATTTGACATACTGACCATATCTGGTCCTTCGTTTCCAGCAGATGCAGATGTAAGGACCCCTTTCTGCATTGCATGGAATGCTCCAATTGCAATAGGATCTTTCATGAAAACTATAGCAGGTGAACCCCCAAGGGAAACTGATAAGATATCAACACCATCTTCAATTGCATCATCAAATGCAGAAAGTATATCATGGTCATTGCAACCAAAATTCCAACAGACTTTGTAGACAGCGATCCTTGCAGTGGGAACAGCTCCTCTTGCTGTCCCTTCAGCAATACCGAAAAGGTTTGCATTTTTAACTTCAACACCTGCTACTGTAGAAGCAGTGTGTGTTCCATGTCCTTCAATATCACGGGGGgacttctcttcctcttctttgtatTTGTTCTCATGATTATAAAATCTTGCTCCAATAATCTTGCTGTATTTAACATTCAAAGAAATGTTGAAATCAATCATCTCCTTCATTTCACTTTCTTGAAGGAATCTTAATTATGTAATAAGGGAAGAGACAATAGTTTGAAGAGAATTCTTACTTGTTACAAGTGAAGTTTTGGCAAATACCCTTCCATTTGCTCGGAGGAGGACCGATCCCCTTATCGTTGAAGCTCTCAGATTCAGGCCAGATTCCAGTGTCAATCATGCCAATAATGGTATCACTCTCAATGTTAGGCATTCTTCTTACAGTGGTTGGAAAACCCAAGAAATCCCATGATCTTGTTGTGTGAAGTTGAAGGGTTCTACTTGGAAATACAGAGACCACACCTTCTATGCCTACAAGTTTGTATAAGCTAACATGGTTAATTCCAAATGTTCTTGCAGAGACCGCTAACTAGGAGGGGTGATACAAACTAGGTTATTGTTGAAAACTAGTACCTTTTAGCTTTATGTGCTCTTGTTCAGTGAGCTTAGCTGCAAATCCATCCAAACTGTTTTTATAGCAGCAAAGTAAGGATTCTCTTGCTGAGCTgcaacagaaaaatcaaacatgaAGCTTTGGTAACAAGGAAAATCCACATTAAGTACATTTGAACCAAATATGAAAAGCcagaaaattaatatttaaacaTACCTTTTACTACCAAGGATTTGTTCTAAGATGCCCAAATGGACGGCTTCTTGGGAGTAGCCATCCTTAGCTTTTGACGGTGCACCCATATATACAATAAAAACCTATGCCAACCATAAGAAAACCACATTTTATTAGCAACAGATAGAGACATTTCACATTGTAACTGAGCTCGAGAATGATGCTGTGAACGGGCATAGATTTCGATTCTACTAGATAGCTTGCTTGTTCTCTCTGTTGATGGCTATGCCGAAAGTGGAGTTTACAAGTTGATTTAATAGCTTCCGTCTTGTtcttttgtttccctttttgtaTTCAAtctctttttaataaaattatccttttagaaaaaaagaaagagaattcttTTGTGAGTTTACATCTAGTGCCCATCTCAACTTTATGATTCATCCATCACACGTTGGCCCACCGTGCCCACCCTTACATTAAAAATGCATAAGGTTGGCCCTCTATGGATAGGAAAGAATTCtcatccttctttctttttttttttttgggtgggggggggggggggggtgtgtgggggTGGTGGCGGTTGG
This window contains:
- the LOC122067985 gene encoding subtilisin-like protease SBT4.10; translated protein: MGLNLTMARKEQIVDKKIDINKNVSVQPSTFILKKHYTTPKAGQLIPKTKSGEASLTQQLTVFIVYMGAPSKAKDGYSQEAVHLGILEQILGSKSSARESLLCCYKNSLDGFAAKLTEQEHIKLKGIEGVVSVFPSRTLQLHTTRSWDFLGFPTTVRRMPNIESDTIIGMIDTGIWPESESFNDKGIGPPPSKWKGICQNFTCNNKIIGARFYNHENKYKEEEEKSPRDIEGHGTHTASTVAGVEVKNANLFGIAEGTARGAVPTARIAVYKVCWNFGCNDHDILSAFDDAIEDGVDILSVSLGGSPAIVFMKDPIAIGAFHAMQKGVLTSASAGNEGPDMVSMSNLAPWMLTVAASSTDRQIVSKVTIDNQITMVVRGHAINTFQTEKKASQIIYGGDYVAHNSSSEAASGCHPGSLDKDSVKGKIVFCDTEASGVGPFLADAQGMVMVDDIGSSDAPFSYPLPATSISIANGKKLKLYLNTTRIAKAKIYKSEAIHDPKAPRVVSFSSRGPNNLSLNILKPDLTAPGADILAAWSPKGSISGFIVDKRSSKYNIISGTSMSCPHATGAAAYVKTFHPSWSPAAIKSALMTTASPMKPIHHKEAELAYGAGQIDPLKAVNPGLVYDTLKADYIQVLCNLGYSPDEIRLIADDKTVTCAKQDGTDALLNYPSMGATVTVGVPIDQHFPRTVTNVGLPNSTYKAIVGPQKLLNVTVIPNVLSFKSLNEKQQFTVHVTGPGIRKNKIISTWLVWSDGIHNVRSPIAFWNYSPKVIKN